A region from the Ptychodera flava strain L36383 chromosome 12, AS_Pfla_20210202, whole genome shotgun sequence genome encodes:
- the LOC139145923 gene encoding uncharacterized protein isoform X1, translated as MAYSCKNCVKAKATHCMEKKMLTNTEDNTSFELDNDDDQDLCRIWQQLKEKLDNVSGINDNFRILLESQKENLDKRDPRMRKWHPRVIQLCLSLWARSPQTYNDLRESGFLTLPSGRLLRYYKQSVKQQPGFNSDIMHWMHQEATKCGKDDGCWTGGIIFDEMAIQEDLHISSTGGRWKLVGFVDMGKDNEVFDYLLKGPLYLYGWSKSQSIIHKCAL; from the exons ATGGCCTACTCATGTAAGAACTGTGTCAAGGCAAAGGCGACACACTGcatggagaaaaaaatgctGACAAATACAGAGGATAACACATCTTTTGAACTTGACAATGACGACGATCAAGACCTGTGTAGGATCTGGCAACAACTCAAAGAAAAACTTGACAATGTTTCTGGAATCAATGACAATTTCAGAATACTGTTGGAGTCAcagaaagaaaatcttgacaaaAGAGATCCAAGGATGAGAAAATGGCATCCTAG AGTAATTCAACTTTGTCTATCTCTTTGGGCTAGAAGCCCACAGACATATAATGACTTGAGGGAAAGTGGGTTCCTGACTCTACCATCTGGAAGACTGCTTCGTTATTATAAGCAAAGTGTTAAACAACAACCTGGATTCAACAGTGATATCATGCACTGGATGCACCAAGAGGCAACAAAATGTGGAAAGGATGATGGTTGTTGGACCGGTGGTATTATCTTTGATGAGATGGCAATTCAG GAGGATTTGCATATAAGTTCAACTGGTGGAAGGTGGAAACTTGTAGGCTTTGTGGACATGGGGAAGGATAATGAAGTGTTTGATTATCTGCTGAAAG GTCCACTATACCTGTATGGATGGAGCAAGTCACAATCGATCATTCATAAATGTGCACTTTGA
- the LOC139145923 gene encoding uncharacterized protein isoform X2, which produces MAYSCKNCVKAKATHCMEKKMLTNTEDNTSFELDNDDDQDLCRIWQQLKEKLDNVSGINDNFRILLESQKENLDKRDPRMRKWHPRVIQLCLSLWARSPQTYNDLRESGFLTLPSGRLLRYYKQSVKQQPGFNSDIMHWMHQEATKCGKDDGCWTGGIIFDEMAIQEDLHISSTGGRWKLVGFVDMGKDNEVFDYLLKGRREPQLATHVLQLVYLAD; this is translated from the exons ATGGCCTACTCATGTAAGAACTGTGTCAAGGCAAAGGCGACACACTGcatggagaaaaaaatgctGACAAATACAGAGGATAACACATCTTTTGAACTTGACAATGACGACGATCAAGACCTGTGTAGGATCTGGCAACAACTCAAAGAAAAACTTGACAATGTTTCTGGAATCAATGACAATTTCAGAATACTGTTGGAGTCAcagaaagaaaatcttgacaaaAGAGATCCAAGGATGAGAAAATGGCATCCTAG AGTAATTCAACTTTGTCTATCTCTTTGGGCTAGAAGCCCACAGACATATAATGACTTGAGGGAAAGTGGGTTCCTGACTCTACCATCTGGAAGACTGCTTCGTTATTATAAGCAAAGTGTTAAACAACAACCTGGATTCAACAGTGATATCATGCACTGGATGCACCAAGAGGCAACAAAATGTGGAAAGGATGATGGTTGTTGGACCGGTGGTATTATCTTTGATGAGATGGCAATTCAG GAGGATTTGCATATAAGTTCAACTGGTGGAAGGTGGAAACTTGTAGGCTTTGTGGACATGGGGAAGGATAATGAAGTGTTTGATTATCTGCTGAAAG GGAGGAGAGAACCACAGCTGGCAACCCATGTTCTTCAGCTCGTTTATCTCGCTGATTAA